The following proteins are encoded in a genomic region of Abyssisolibacter fermentans:
- a CDS encoding helix-turn-helix transcriptional regulator, which produces MINIQFSTRQNKIIEIVKENQPISSEQIASILKVTRATLRTDLSILTMTGVLDARPKVGYFYTGESRSTLFLDQIKDIKVKDFESTPVVVDEGTSVYNAIVTLFLEDVGTIFVTSKGYLAGVVSRKDFLKSAIGTLDINKVPVGIIMTRMPNIVMTYPEESMYDVAVKIINHQVDSLPVVYKEENEKKILYKVVGKISKTSIASLFVDLGAKG; this is translated from the coding sequence GTGATAAATATTCAGTTTTCTACTCGTCAAAATAAGATAATAGAGATAGTAAAAGAAAACCAACCAATATCGAGTGAACAAATAGCTAGTATATTGAAAGTAACAAGAGCAACCTTAAGAACGGATTTATCAATATTAACTATGACGGGAGTATTAGATGCAAGACCAAAGGTAGGCTATTTTTATACAGGTGAATCAAGAAGTACACTTTTTTTAGATCAAATTAAAGACATAAAGGTAAAAGATTTTGAATCTACACCAGTAGTAGTAGATGAAGGGACTAGCGTATATAATGCTATAGTTACTTTATTTTTAGAAGATGTAGGTACAATTTTTGTTACTTCAAAGGGATATTTGGCTGGCGTGGTATCAAGAAAAGATTTCTTAAAAAGTGCCATAGGTACTTTAGATATAAATAAAGTACCAGTAGGTATCATAATGACAAGAATGCCTAATATAGTAATGACTTACCCTGAAGAATCTATGTATGATGTTGCTGTTAAGATAATAAATCATCAAGTCGATAGCTTGCCAGTAGTATATAAAGAAGAAAATGAAAAGAAAATATTATACAAAGTTGTGGGAAAAATATCAAAAACGAGTATTGCAAGCTTATTTGTGGATTTAGGTGCAAAAGGATAG
- a CDS encoding glycine--tRNA ligase, with translation MTKEVTMQNIVSLAKARGFIFPGSDIYGGLANTWDYGQLGVELKNNVKKAWWKKFIQESHMNVGLDSAILMNPQAWVASGHVGGFNDPLMDCKKCKSRFRADKLIEDYARNEGLDEIIVDGWTNEQMEEYINEHNIKCPDCGKLDYTHIRQFNLMFKTFQGVTEDSKSEIYLRPETAQGIFVNFKNVSRTARKKIPFGIGQIGKSFRNEITPGNFTFRTREFEQMEMEFFCKPGEDIKWYEYWKEFCMNWLYDLGIDREALRFREHSKEELSHYSNATVDIEFKYPFGWGELWGIADRTDFDLNRHMEHSGVDLRYIDPVTNERYIPYCIEPALGADRVTLAFLIDAYNEETLEDGTSRTVLKLHPALAPYKAAVFPLTKKLKENALEVYDKLSKKFMVDYDESGNIGKRYRRHDEIGTPYCITFDYDSLEDNCVTVRERDTMAQERVSLKDLENYLSNKIEF, from the coding sequence ATGACAAAAGAAGTAACTATGCAAAATATAGTATCTTTAGCTAAAGCTAGAGGTTTTATATTTCCAGGTTCAGATATTTATGGTGGTTTAGCTAATACATGGGATTATGGACAATTAGGAGTAGAGTTAAAAAACAATGTTAAGAAGGCTTGGTGGAAGAAATTTATACAAGAATCTCATATGAATGTAGGATTAGATAGTGCAATACTAATGAATCCTCAAGCATGGGTTGCATCTGGACATGTTGGTGGTTTTAATGATCCATTAATGGATTGTAAAAAATGTAAATCGAGATTTAGAGCTGATAAATTGATTGAAGACTATGCTAGAAATGAAGGTTTAGATGAGATAATAGTTGATGGCTGGACAAATGAACAAATGGAAGAATACATAAATGAACATAATATAAAATGTCCTGATTGTGGAAAATTAGATTATACTCATATAAGACAATTCAATTTAATGTTTAAAACTTTTCAAGGGGTAACAGAAGATTCTAAATCAGAAATATATCTAAGACCAGAAACGGCACAGGGAATTTTTGTTAATTTCAAAAATGTTTCTAGAACTGCAAGAAAGAAAATTCCTTTTGGTATTGGCCAAATAGGAAAGTCTTTTAGAAATGAAATAACACCAGGTAATTTTACTTTTAGAACTAGAGAATTTGAACAAATGGAAATGGAATTTTTCTGTAAACCAGGTGAAGATATTAAATGGTATGAATATTGGAAAGAATTCTGTATGAATTGGCTTTATGATTTGGGTATCGATAGAGAAGCATTAAGATTTAGAGAACATTCAAAAGAAGAGCTTTCTCATTATAGTAATGCTACAGTTGATATAGAATTCAAGTATCCTTTTGGATGGGGAGAACTATGGGGAATAGCTGATAGAACAGATTTTGATTTAAATAGACATATGGAACATTCAGGAGTTGATTTAAGATATATTGATCCTGTTACAAACGAAAGATATATCCCATATTGTATTGAACCTGCATTAGGAGCAGACAGAGTAACATTAGCATTTTTGATAGATGCATACAATGAAGAAACTTTAGAAGATGGAACAAGTAGAACAGTATTAAAATTACATCCTGCATTAGCTCCATATAAAGCAGCTGTATTTCCATTAACTAAAAAATTGAAAGAAAATGCATTAGAAGTATATGACAAGCTTTCTAAAAAATTCATGGTTGATTATGATGAATCAGGAAACATAGGTAAAAGATATAGAAGACACGATGAAATAGGTACTCCATATTGTATTACATTTGATTATGATTCTCTGGAAGACAACTGTGTAACAGTTAGAGAAAGAGATACAATGGCTCAAGAAAGAGTTAGTTTAAAAGATTTAGAAAATTATTTGAGTAATAAGATTGAATTTTAG